TCTGTATGCTTGTTCTTGATTTGCTCTgtcgttttttattttaacaaactAACTTTCATCCTTGGAAAAAGTTAATGGAGGAACAATAGTAACACCATTAGAACTTGGTATATACATCTGGTTGTGTGGAAGTTTAATTATGAGCCACTATTTGTATTTTGATGATCTTTATTTGGTTTTTTACTTGAATTGCAGCTCGGTTTTCACCGGATGACAAATATTCAAGGCAGAGGGTGCTTCTGAAGAAGCGTTTTGGATTATTACCAACCCAGCAACCACCTCCAAAGTATTGAGAGTGATTTGTCTAACATGCTCTTGCTgtattattgtattttaatttaattttctctttattagTGGTGTTTTCTTATATATGCTGGTGTCATAGTGAAATGTTAAAGTGAAATGATGAATTTTGAAATACAATATGCTGTTCAATTTTTTGTTAGGCAgttatattctctttttttcaaGCAGATAATTGTCATTGATtgaaactaattaaattattgaCATGAGAAAAGGTAGGACTTTAAAACCAAAGGTAGAATTTTCCAATAAAACACAATAAATTATTTCATCCTAAAACAGAAAGGAAAGACGTACTAGAAAACAACCCAGAGCAAAAAAAAGTTAGTGGTATTTgtttcaagaatttttttagttatgaaGAATTGTCTACTCGTGCTTGTTTGTggttttaaagtttaatttctATGAATAATTTATTCACATGATAAAGATAttgttaaaatttgaaattatataataaaacaagtatatataatttattcttatgaatattaaaaacaatttcTAATAAGTTATAGTAGTAAGCAAACAAATTTTCTTATTACAATGATGGAAacattattttttagaatatatttttttaattttaaaaatgaaacaTTTATCTTTTTGTTCTTCATAATATCTCGTCCAGAATTAATTTGGtgcaaatttaaattatatttaaaaatctgTAGTTgatcaataaattattgtataaaCAAGACGAAATTCGTCTTTTTGCCTTCACAAGCACATTATTTACCAAACTTGTTCAGGTGAGCTTAACTCGAGTTTAAAAATGTTGACTCGAGTTTAAAAATGTTGATCTACGCCTAGGCCGTGCTAAAATTTGGtatgtttgaaaattaataaaagatagaatatattttttctctaatattttttaaaaaattaaaaaaaattaatatttaatttgttgtaatattattttttgacatTTTAAATATGATTCAATTATACTCTATATATTAACATATGGTTGCCATGTGTTAGTTATATGTTAGTGTAGAATTGCCACATCATATATTACCTCACCTAAGAGtataactaaaacatattaaaatgtaaggaataaaattaaaatcaaacattaataataaaattgaaataacaTTTAAACATTGAggataaaaataacattttatactcAGTAAAtacttttctaaaaaatatcaataaaatagttttatagataaaatcaaaacgagtaatttattaaataattttatcaaacttTCATAAGATTAGCACTATATATTTGACAAATCAACATTATCCAACTTCTTGTTATTACAATCTGAAGTTTTGGTCTTCTTACCTTCTTATTAGAACAATCAATCTCCTACATCCTACAATATAGCATGCAATACTTGTATGAATATATAGTACTACTGGGGAGAGAATAGGCAATATAACATAAATCAAGGGACATTTCAGTCAAATCGAATTTCACGCCATTGACCCAAGTCTTTCTAGTAAAATCCAAGGCTCTCAGCTCAGCTGCACTGCGCTCTCACTCTCTTCCGACTCAAAGAAAGTCATCGCTGCGAAGAGTAACTAAGCAACGCTCTCATGTTGCTGCTTCCGCGTAAGATCCCTAACCTCATCGTTCTTGATCTCCGTTCCTAACATCCAACTCACCAAATTGCAAACCATAACCGTTAATCCTTTTTATTCGCTTAATTGTTTAGATTTCTTGTTGCATTGATTGGTTTGTTGCTGCAGGAATGTCTTCAAACCTAGCACGATTATTGCTGCTTCTGCTTTTCGCATTTTCGATCTGTGATGCGGTCGCGCTTCCCGGCCCTATCTCCGATCGTCACCGTTCCGCTGCTTTGGAGCTCTTCGCCCCTCAGCACGGTTCATTTGCAAGGTTAATTAGACCCtcctttctccttttcttttgtaGCTTAGGAAGCCACTCTGTTTGGATTGCTATATGCTTGGCCTTGGATTATTTCTAATTTCCATCCATATGTTTCGGAGTTGTTtaatttaatgtaattttattttttaatttgttatatttattCCTCTTGTAATTGCTTCTGAAAAATTGAAATCCAACATTTTGGTCTGGGAACATGCTTGACACATCATAAGACAAATACTAGGCATTAGCTCATATGCGTTTGTTGAAATTATAGATGACTGTGCTGTGTATAAGGCAACTGATTAGTATCTTATGATTTGATAATATCAGTTTAGAAGAATCCTATGAGGCCCTTAGAATCTTTGAGATTCTTGCGGTTAGGGAGAAGCCTGATGTGAGGGCAACAACTTGTCCGAAAGTGTTGGAAAATCTTGTCTCATCCACCCCACTGAAGGATTTGTTCTATGCCTTAAAAGTTAATGGCATATTAAAATGCAAGGTTAATGGGGACATTTTCAAGGTATTATTATTGTCTTGATTTGGTTCTGGTTATCATTGCTTTTGCAATGAAATTTCCGTTCACATGTTTTCTAGCATGTCTGAAAATTTGATGGtagaatttgtttattttataaaggATATTGCTTCGAGACTTAAAGCTACTGTCAAGGATGCGAAGACTTTGGTTGACCTGTATTACTCAATTGGAAGTTTGCTTCTTATAAAGGTAACTATCTGGACTCAACCTAACTATGTTTGGTGAGCTATGTTACGTGAGTTTCTATTACATTTCTCTTGGGATACTGGTGTATTGCTggaaattttttcttctctgtACTTGTGAATTGGGCTTTATTTCCTGTACATCCTGTCTATATGCTGTAGCTGATGTATGCAGAAATTATTCTGAACCTTCAAATGTTATCCAAATATGCCCAAAGTTTGTTCTGTTATTTCTAAATACTGGATGCATGTCTCATTTGCAATGTGATATTGTGTTTCATTATTGTTCTCTCCTGCTAGTCACCCCTTTTTTGCATACAGGACCAGGCTTCTGATGTTGATGTGCTTCTTGCCGATGCTGATGGGACCTTCCACTCAATCAAGGTATGTTTCTATAACCTTTGGTAGAATATGCTTGTAGCAAGATTTTGCATCTTTATGGTGGTCTCTTTGGATGTTTTGATCCGagaattaatatatttgttttacCATGAGTTGTATCAATTGTTGCTGCTGCAATGTCACATGTACAATGGTTTCATATCCTGCATTACTTGCAGGCGCTAAGCCAAAGTGATGGAAAATGGCGCTATACTGATAAACCAGAATCTAGTACTTATGCTGCAGGTAATGCCTTATGCTCTTATGTTggaatatgttttattttattgtttcttTATATGCATAGTAGTTTCAGCTTTGTAACTAGAATTTTAATTCCATAAAACATTGCTGTTTACCTATTGTTAGTCAGTGATAATGTAAGCTATTCGTGTTTACACAGGATTGGCTCTAGAAGCACTGGCTGGAGTGATCACATTAGCGTCTTCTGAGATTGATCAGTCTAGGGTAAAGTTTTTGATCTGAAATTGGTTGCTTGGCTTGCTTCACAAACTTTAAAGCTTGTTAAATTGAAAGTATTTCCTACATTGAGTAGAAATTCATGTAGATGTAATTATTTCTGTTATTATAATGTTATGTAAGATTTCTCCCTAGAAAATTGTTCATTTTAATTACAACCTAATGATAAAGCACCAGCAAGGAActgttaaataaaaatgaattcaAGTGGTAGGGCAAAGTGAAAACTCCAACTGAAGTACTCCATTTTGGAAATTGCAATGTACTTTAATCTAATACTAAACTCGCCAGTGTTGTAATGTTATGAGAATTTATCTGTTTCGcttttgcttttattatttatcttgcAAACATATATTGCCTCGGCATCCTTGAACCTGTATCAATATCTTATATTAGCTCCATATTGTCAGGTCAATTTAGTGAAAAATGATATACTGAAGCTTTTTGACAGCATTGAAAAATATGGTATGTATAAGTTTGCTTTTCCCTTAATCTTGTTTAGATTTTGGAGGTAATTAATGCTCTTCTATAATTTTAGAATTCCCTACCCTGGATGTAGCAGCAATTGTGCCCTTTAGTAGAGTTTATTCTTTTGTAAATGCTAGATTTATATTATCTTGTATATCAGTGATTTTCGTTTTGGTTTCATTacattttgtttcatttttggTTCTCTAACAATATTGACTGTAAACCTGTATTTGATACTTTACATATTTTCTTAATGGTTTCATTTAGGTTACCCTTTTTTTTACCTGTTACATGCGACGGGAACTTGTTATTAATGATCACTgttgatcaacttaatatcctACTTCTATGAAGAGTTTTACACACAGACAGATTATTTACCTCTCCAGAATACTTGATTCTCGAGTCCCGTTTGTTGTGGCAGTCAAGTTGTATATCTCTCATAGGGTAGAGAATGGATAAAATTGTTTCATGTTTGTCTTGGTGCACTGCAGAACTGTGGAATACCATTTGACCTCAAATGATATAATTGGCTTGAAAACTCTTGTGCCACTTGCACACTGTTATGTTATGCCCATCCTCCCTAATAATTCTTCTGTCCAAAGACTTTGTATGTTAAATGGCTCTACTTTCTATTACATTCTTCGTCACAATAGTTTTTGATGAATGCATTAACACTTCAGATGATggaactttttattttgatgaGAAACTGGTTGGTGGACATGAGCATCAAGGTTCTATTTCCACAACTTCTTCAGTTGTTCGTGGGGTTTTCGCATTCGCTGCTGTAACTTCTGGAAAAATAAATGTATGTGGATTGTAAAGGACTACTCTCTAATTTTTAGTCTGTTAGAATTTTCTACTAACGTTTTGGCTTTGCACTTCCAGCTTCCAGGGGATAAAATATTGGGCTTAGCAAAATTTTTCCTGGGCATTGGAATCCCAGGAGATGCGAAGGACTTATTCAATCAAATAGAATCATTAGCTCTTCTAGAGAGCAACAGGCAAGTTGTTTTCCAAGAACAACATATTGTTGTAAAGTGCAGCTTTACAGAGACATCTCTCCTTATTTCTTCTGTTTTGGTTCTTTGCTGATACACTGACCTCGTCAATATTCtataaaaaatgtatatttcTTAGCTTTCTTCTTGTGGTGCAGGATTTCCATTCCGTTGATATTGTCACTTCCTGCAAGTGTTTATTCATTATCTAATAAAGATAAACTCAAGGTATAAAGTTGAACTGTTCAAAGTCCCTTTTCGGGAAGTATCGTATCCAGTAGCtatttgaaattggcacgaaCAACTTTTGTTTCTGGCTTTCATTGGGTTTCTTTTCTAATGcttagacatgatacatgataggGCACAATGAGATCGTTTGATTCATATAGCCGACCCCATCTAGTgggataaggctttgttgttgttgttgttgttgttattgttgttgtataAAGGAGAAATAGCCTGTAACCCTTTGGTGTATATGCATTTTGGGCCGTGAACATCCTGTAAGCCATCTTCTGCCACGATTCTGTTGTTGATGTGTCAAATCCATACGTAGGCTACTACTACTAATTTTCAGTGGTTTCATCTCCGATGAGTTCCTTAAATTATTTAGGCTCTGCTTTCCTCTGTGTCATTGCCCGTTTTTCTGATATGGAGCTTGGGACCTCCTCCTTCTGCCGTTTTCTCCTATTTGTTGCTTGTTGGTTTATATGCATGCTGTACAACATTTTCAACTTATGACTCGgttatgttaaattatttatcaactTCATGATTGTATGGTGTTTCTACTTCTCATTTACTGTTGGAAAAAATGACAACTTTCTATTGTACTTTGAACTTAATCAGGTTAGGGTGAATACAGTGCTTGGTTCAGCTGCACCTCCTTTAACAGTTAAGCTTGTCCGGGCTTTCAGCACTGTTGCTAAAGATTCGGCTGTTATTCAGAACAAGGTGAGTGATGAGTCAATGATTTGTTTTCTCTGCGTTTGACTTCGCATTGTCTGAAACTTTGGATTTTGCTAAATTTGCATGATACAGGACCTCAAATATGACCAGAATAGCGGACATCATGTATTGGACGTTTTACCAGATGAAGTGGATGTGGGTATTTATGTGTTTGTTTTTGAGGTAATGCTGTTTGTTTGTTTACAGTTTAGTTTTCCTTTCAGTTGGATCAATGTGTATTTCTATTCTGCCtcacaattaaattaatttgagcCTATCTTGTAGATGGTGCTTCATGATGCCGACGGAGAAAAAGTCTATGCTACCGGAGGCCAAATTCATGTGCCAATATATGTCACTGGCATTGTTAAAGTTAGCAATGCAGAAATTGCAGTTCTGGACAATGATCTTGGAAGTATTGAAACCCAGAAGACGTAGGTTtctattttggatttttaaaaagatttatgcTGTTACATTTAGGATGTATGAGTATGCTGATGGTTGGTTGGTATGTCTAATTTTAATATGCTTGTCATGTTGTATTGTGTTTAATATAaacttccttttctttttgtgaTGTTAGTCTAAACTTAATACATCTGAATTTAATCTGagttttgaaatttgatttataattcTTTTGCATAAACTTTTTGTTGCTTCATTTTATACTCCCACTTTGCTATCCAGGCTAGATTTGGCTGGAAATGACATTGTTTCGCTCTCAGCTAACCACCTGCAAAAATTCCGTTTTTCTTTCCAATTGACAACCCCTCGTGGTCATGCATTTAAGCCTCATCAGGTTTGAGTTGTTGACTTAGACAGTTAGACCCTATTTAGTTTTACTTAAATGCTTTGTTCATTGAggatttattgtttttcaggCATTTCTCAAGTTGAAACATGAGACAAAGTATGAGCACATCTTTGTTGTTGGAAATGCTGGCAAGAAATTCGAGATTGTTCTTGTTAAGTATCTCTTATTACATATTACATTTCATTACCTTGCTTCAGATGTCTCTTCTTCAGTACTCATTGAATTTGTTATAATTCATATTAGATAGATATTAACAGATGTTGAATTTCGATTATTTGTTCTTGTGCCCATCACTTTAAATGATAAAAACCCAATTGCATCATTGAGCAGAAAAGTTATGTGCTGGTTTTTATATAATGCACCTCCAATTTCTTCCAGTCGAGCTGGCTCATTTATCTATTAAGTACAAACTATGtgtaattataatataaattgaaTGTCCTGACTGCTCTTGATGTGGGATATTTAATTGTTACACTTATGTTTTGGTGAAGGCTGCAGGAGTAATTTCATTCTCGTTTAACAGTACATCATGTTTAATGTTCTACTGATGTTTGTAATTTTggctttttaggattttcttggctTGGTGGAGAAATTTTACTATCTCTCTGGCAGATATGACATTGAGCTGACTGTTGGTGATGCTGTCATGGTATCTTGAAGTGTTTGCTCAGCTTAATTTCCCCTTTCCCAATTATATTGGCAATCtgagaaaaaaatatgtattgtTTCAGGAGAACTCTTTCTTACGGCCACTTGGCCATCTTGAATTAGATCTTCCAGAAGCACCTACTAGCAAGGCACCCCGTCTTCCTCCACTAGCTGTTGATCCATACACGAGATATGGGCCCAAAGCAGAGATAACCCACTTATTCAGGACTCCTGAAAAACGACCACCAACACAACTCTCTCttattttcttgagtttgacCCTTCTGCCCTTAATTGGCTTTTTGGTTGGGGTAAGTCTTATGTTTATCTTGAGTAGAGAGTGGTACACATGTATCTTTATCCCTTTCAATATTAATATGGTGatgataattgaaaaaaaatatgggAGGTGGAAAAGgaaaacacaataaaattaGCTAGAAACTAGAAATGTTAGTTGTTTCTTCTGTTACCTTAATGCTAATATCTCAGTTTCcaataatttgaattatataaaGGGCATTTCTTTTTAggataaaaacttaaaaaagaaatatatggGATAAAAACTGAAGCCTGAAAGGCCTTCTTGTTTTCTTTATCAGTAGAATGTTATCTTTTTACGCTcctataaaaagaaaagaacacaaAAATCCCCTTATGGTCACGAAAAACTAAAAACTCTTTGTATTTGATTACTTTTAACCTTGGGAGCATACTCCCACAGTGAAAAGATATAACTTCCGATTGGGAAATTGAGATGGTTTATAACAAGCATGAAGGGAAGTCTCTTCTCTGCTTAGAATAAAAGGTTATTGCAACTGTTAAGAGCACTATTGGCCAAAGTCATATCATTGATGGATAATAAATGAAAAGATTCAGCGTGATATTGGCCTATTGGGCTTCTGCAGAGAATAATCTATCTACTTGTATAGTTAGCATTTATCACACTCATTGTGGTATCATTTACAGCTATTGCGCTTGGGGGTAAACTTGAGGAACTTTCCTTCTTCAGCAGCACCTGCTACATATGCCATCCTGTTCCATCTTGGCATTGCCGCGGTTCTGGTTCTCTATGTACTTTTCTGGTTGAAGGTATGTTCACTCTGCAATGCTATTGAACAAGTTTCTGTCAGCTTATTGCAAGCAAAACAATGTTAAATTTCAATGTTCACCGACTATTACATTCCAACATTTTCTATACGAGACCACGAATTGACATTTGATGTTCATTATGCAGCTGGACTTGTTCACCACACTTAAAACAACAGCACTTCTTGGAGTTTTTCTGTTGTTTGTGGGACACAGAATCCTTTCGCATCTTGCTACCACATCAGCCAAGCTGAAATCTGCATAAGGAACATTGTGTATTTataaagagaatgaaaaatatGAGTTTTCACTTGTAAAGATTGTACTAATCATTTTTGTAGGAACTATGTTGCATAATCTTACGTGAATTTTAGAGAGCTCAATTATATCAAAATAGAAAAGCATATTAAAAACATTCTACGGCTCGTAATCTTAGGCATAGTTCTACATAGGGTTTATAATTACAAGTTCtatgaaaaatgtagtgatttGCCGCggtatcttgaattttatgtcCATTTACCCCAATGACAGTATACTTCAAAAAAAGGAGGGGGAAGAAATATTAATCAGGGGTTGCCGTCATATAATTGTGCTAAGATAATTCTTTCTATAGATGTACCGAAACCTATCTCAATCTTGTTTCATATGTTTTGGTCATTTGTGGCAACAGATTCATAGACCAAAAATCTTTTTCCCTGAAAAGACTGCAAATGAACCCAAATTTGTCTTTGCTCCGGTGATTATAAACTCGTGGTGGAAATTGCATTGTATTTATATGAAATTGATAGTTGAAAACTGTTAGATAATTtgatgtgtttgattaaattgtTATCTAATAAGTTTTAACTATTATATTCTCAAACATCCTACACAAAGTTCATGTAAACTCGAACGCTGAAAGCTAAGAGAATAGGAATTCTCTTGGTCagactataataataatatcacaCATTAGGTCAGACTAGCTATACTTTGTCCAAATCCAACTTGAAAGTGCACGGTATCATGTGTTTGCGGTGCAATTTGGTTcggttattaaaaaaaatcatccgATCTGatcatttattaaaattacgGTTCGGtttgatttgatatttttgtcatCTGAACTAAACtaaacaaattataataatGACAGTTTTTCTTGTACCTTGTGGagtttctgtttttgtttttgtttattttttcttcttcctttcaaaAGCTTGATGTGATTCTGGAGTAAGAGCAATTTTTGCAGAAAGCACAATGGAGGTTTGAGAtattttgagagagatttgaactTTTCCAGTTTCGAGGTTGAAGAAGGAACGTTATTTCATAATAAAGGCGCGAATGAATGTTAAACGTTTCGGGGGGTTTGGGTGCGTGAATCACGCTCGTTTAATgggattagatttttttagtGTTGGGCCAGCTTGGAtaaaattggatagaaaattaTATGAATATGTAGCCCAActgaattaatatatattgcCTATAAATAACAATAGTTTCCTAACAAAATAATCACTCAAtctgaattaaaattaattaattgataggAATTATGATGAATTgtgtaatatttaaatatttaattaaatttaacgaattaaaaagtaaataaaaaaacactctCAAAAAATATACCACATCAATTTTgtcatttaataaaaaaatttaatttttatataatagaataaatagaatACATCTTCATATTATCTAATTAGTGCATGTTTGGgcgccattattttgttaaaaaaagatcttttttcaatgaaaaaagattttttttttattttttaacgtgtttggcaaatttctagtagtaaaagtaaaagcactagtaaaataaaaaaaagatcttttttgagaagctgtaatttacatctttttttaaaagatcttttttccttaaaaaaaagatgtttttcatgtaataaataaacaaaaaagtacttttatattgttatacccaatcataattgatagataaaaagacttttttacatgagatatccaaacataaaattacttttacttctctataagatcttttaaaaaaagataactcgaaaaaagatcttttcttagaagctcacccaaacaagcccttAATCTGCTAGGTATCAAAGTATTACTGTATTAGACTATTAGGCTACATTTGTTTATAGAGACAGGACATTGAGACAGAGATATAAAATCGTATTTAACATGAGAGACATAGATAGAGACAATATATTCAAAGACATTGAATTAGTATATTTGTGTCCATCCTAacagaaaagacacaaaaacaCTTATAAAaaacacaatttattttttatttttttattattctcattaatcttttattattatattttttatctcaaaatttttaaataaaaaaataaaaaaaattaaatttttataatttattctaatttatcactaaataaaatataaaaaattaaaaacacaaaattttggtCTCAATATCTTCTCCTCCTTTAagaaacaaacgcagccttagTCCCTCCAACCACTAGCCTGCCTCCCGCTTTCAGTCTTGCCCGCTGCCTGCCAGACTGCCTCTCATCCCCTTTGCCGTCTCCTCACTACCTCCGGGGGCTTCGCCAGTCACGATTCGCCGGCTTCACCACCTCCTCTATCTGCGACTCCTCACTCAGCCTCGCCTCCTTCGTGGCTCGAACTTTAGCCTCCACGACGTCGTTCAGACTCCAGGTCCCCAGCCTCCATCGGTGCCGTCTCCGTCGAAGTCGCATCTGCCAGTCTCCGCCGTCTCCTCTGTCTCGGTGAGCTtctgttattttaaatatttattgttggataaaattcaaaaatataaatctgTAAATCTGATGATATGTATATGTACATGTTCATTTATATGAAATATGTATGAACTCTGGGGTGTGTTTGGAAATTTTTGAACATTTATTGTTGCATATACCTTGCGGCTAAAATATGTGTGTTTTGGAAACTCTAGACTTTAGATTTTTTGATAGATTAATTGTTGTTTGGAGTTGATTTTTTTAACATcttctataacattttttttggGTGACACTTTAGATGCTTTAAGATGATTTCAAATGGCAAATTGGTCAAGTGAAGAGACACAAACGAATAGCGTTGCCGATAATGATAAATGAGAATGAGATTCAGATTATTTTTGTGTGactcttgttttattttaatttatgtttggaTGATATTCatgtttttatgaattttaagtGTAGCATGCTATTGAGACACTAGTATAAACTAAATTCATGGAATAATTGGAAgctgaaaactcaggtgcagttaaCTAAattcacgtgaagttaatagttGAGAGCCGTcaaatgatttgactgatttgactaaattttcatttaatgactctcagttatcaacttcacgtgaagttgactgCACCTAAGTTCTCACTTAATTGGAATCATAGAAGTATAGCTATGAGGAGGTAAAACATTTAACTACTTTTTACGATGGGATACGCTAACTAAATCCATAAGCAGTTTATCCGAGTCCGAGAAATTCCAAATTGTTTTTGTACCAAGCATTACATATCAGTGACATATA
This portion of the Arachis duranensis cultivar V14167 chromosome 6, aradu.V14167.gnm2.J7QH, whole genome shotgun sequence genome encodes:
- the LOC107491670 gene encoding H/ACA ribonucleoprotein complex subunit 3-like protein — protein: MYLQFYINDNGDKVYTTKKETPLGLATQSAHPARFSPDDKYSRQRVLLKKRFGLLPTQQPPPKY
- the LOC107491741 gene encoding dolichyl-diphosphooligosaccharide--protein glycosyltransferase subunit 2 is translated as MLLLPRMSSNLARLLLLLLFAFSICDAVALPGPISDRHRSAALELFAPQHGSFASLEESYEALRIFEILAVREKPDVRATTCPKVLENLVSSTPLKDLFYALKVNGILKCKVNGDIFKDIASRLKATVKDAKTLVDLYYSIGSLLLIKDQASDVDVLLADADGTFHSIKALSQSDGKWRYTDKPESSTYAAGLALEALAGVITLASSEIDQSRVNLVKNDILKLFDSIEKYDDGTFYFDEKLVGGHEHQGSISTTSSVVRGVFAFAAVTSGKINLPGDKILGLAKFFLGIGIPGDAKDLFNQIESLALLESNRISIPLILSLPASVYSLSNKDKLKVRVNTVLGSAAPPLTVKLVRAFSTVAKDSAVIQNKDLKYDQNSGHHVLDVLPDEVDVGIYVFVFEMVLHDADGEKVYATGGQIHVPIYVTGIVKVSNAEIAVLDNDLGSIETQKTLDLAGNDIVSLSANHLQKFRFSFQLTTPRGHAFKPHQAFLKLKHETKYEHIFVVGNAGKKFEIVLDFLGLVEKFYYLSGRYDIELTVGDAVMENSFLRPLGHLELDLPEAPTSKAPRLPPLAVDPYTRYGPKAEITHLFRTPEKRPPTQLSLIFLSLTLLPLIGFLVGLLRLGVNLRNFPSSAAPATYAILFHLGIAAVLVLYVLFWLKLDLFTTLKTTALLGVFLLFVGHRILSHLATTSAKLKSA